One part of the Maridesulfovibrio bastinii DSM 16055 genome encodes these proteins:
- a CDS encoding TetR/AcrR family transcriptional regulator: MQKRSRQKKRALIVCGMKIFAHKSYDQCTIAEICTEADVAVGTFYCYFKDKKELLKEVVALYGNRIISSVYGGFSEKKSHQKGSETIEELIQASIDAHSLSPGLHKEIGALVNRFEFIKKHELELEKTVTEKTLAILKNSNEDIRIVNLEPAADVICSAIEKTVHKCLIDNNGKKLNEKCEALKEMISRYLFKDA; this comes from the coding sequence GTGCAGAAAAGAAGCAGGCAGAAAAAAAGAGCTCTAATTGTCTGCGGTATGAAAATTTTTGCGCATAAAAGCTATGACCAATGCACCATTGCAGAAATCTGCACTGAAGCGGATGTGGCTGTTGGAACATTCTACTGCTACTTCAAAGACAAAAAGGAGCTTCTTAAGGAAGTTGTCGCCTTATATGGAAACAGGATTATAAGCAGTGTTTATGGCGGATTCTCAGAAAAAAAATCACACCAGAAAGGAAGTGAGACAATAGAGGAGCTGATTCAGGCCAGCATTGATGCCCACAGTTTATCACCCGGACTTCACAAGGAAATAGGAGCATTGGTAAACCGCTTCGAATTCATCAAAAAACATGAATTAGAGCTAGAAAAAACCGTTACCGAGAAGACCTTAGCTATCCTAAAAAACAGCAATGAAGATATCAGAATAGTCAATCTGGAACCAGCTGCGGATGTAATCTGCTCGGCAATTGAAAAAACCGTTCACAAATGCCTCATTGATAATAATGGCAAAAAATTAAATGAGAAATGCGAGGCATTAAAAGAAATGATCAGCAGATATCTATTTAAAGACGCTTAA
- the murI gene encoding glutamate racemase, whose amino-acid sequence MNKTISDLPIGVFDSGVGGLTVLAALRNLLPEEDFLYLGDTARVPYGTKSAESVSRYAVQAAGALVKRGIKMLVVACNTASAVSIEPLKDYYRQLDVIGVVRPGARAACKATESGNIAVIATESTVNGGAYEKAIKSIRPDAHVISAPCQLFVALAEEGWGSGEIAEAVARKYLNPLFASFGNEKPDSLVLGCTHFPVLKTAIAAAAGPGVQLVDSAGTTALEVKQMLADRDMFHSKGHKGEYAFMATDCAERFAKVGSAFLGEEVLREQVEIVDL is encoded by the coding sequence CGGTGGTCTTACGGTTCTGGCTGCACTGCGCAATCTGCTTCCTGAAGAAGATTTTTTATATCTTGGTGATACCGCACGGGTTCCATACGGGACCAAAAGTGCTGAATCTGTTTCCAGATATGCGGTTCAGGCCGCCGGAGCTTTGGTAAAACGCGGTATAAAAATGCTGGTTGTCGCCTGCAATACGGCTTCTGCTGTATCCATCGAACCATTAAAAGACTATTATCGTCAACTTGACGTTATAGGCGTTGTCCGCCCCGGTGCCAGAGCTGCATGCAAAGCTACTGAAAGTGGCAATATTGCCGTGATTGCAACTGAAAGCACCGTTAACGGCGGGGCATATGAAAAAGCAATTAAAAGCATCAGGCCTGATGCCCATGTTATTTCAGCTCCCTGCCAGCTTTTTGTCGCCCTTGCTGAGGAAGGGTGGGGTAGTGGGGAAATTGCCGAAGCTGTAGCCAGAAAATATTTAAATCCGCTTTTTGCTTCATTTGGGAATGAAAAACCTGATTCGCTTGTTCTCGGTTGCACTCACTTTCCGGTTCTTAAAACTGCTATAGCTGCTGCGGCCGGTCCCGGTGTTCAGCTTGTTGATTCTGCAGGAACCACTGCTCTGGAAGTAAAGCAGATGCTTGCCGACAGGGATATGTTTCATTCTAAAGGGCATAAGGGTGAGTATGCTTTTATGGCTACTGATTGCGCTGAACGGTTTGCAAAAGTCGGCAGCGCATTTCTTGGCGAAGAAGTGCTTCGGGAACAGGTAGAGATTGTTGATCTTTAA
- a CDS encoding DUF4911 domain-containing protein, with product MPRKRRKPRPKPLLPAPKNSDRLYIQVKPSDIAMFRFMLEAVDNIAIFTVADKIRGILLLRYSRHQQRELLEFLDSLKDCVNLTILPFKVSS from the coding sequence ATGCCCCGCAAACGCAGAAAACCAAGACCAAAGCCGCTTCTACCTGCTCCCAAGAATTCAGACAGACTTTATATACAGGTAAAGCCGTCAGATATAGCTATGTTCAGATTCATGCTTGAAGCTGTAGACAATATAGCCATATTTACCGTGGCAGATAAAATACGCGGTATCCTGCTGTTAAGATACAGCAGACATCAGCAGCGGGAACTGCTTGAATTTTTAGATTCCCTGAAAGACTGTGTGAATCTGACAATCCTTCCTTTTAAAGTTTCCTCTTAA